The following are encoded in a window of Ignavibacteriales bacterium genomic DNA:
- a CDS encoding alpha/beta hydrolase, which yields MNNFDHCSGEYLNIDGAKIYYEISGAKDKPVLLVLHGGHGNIEDFNSVLPDIEKEYKIIGIDSRGQGKSTIGTEELTYERIQKDIEHVLEHHKIDNLDIIGFSDGGTVAYRLAALTSLKVKKLITIGSKWNIKNTYPLKESFLRITGESWKIKFPKMFDAYQRLSPEPDFDLLTNNLVKLWLDSGLSGYPNEQVKNITCQLLIVRGDDDHLFALKDVAELSGLVKGSKVLNIPYAGHVAFEDQKEIFLISLNEFLKK from the coding sequence ATGAATAATTTTGATCATTGTTCTGGAGAATATTTAAATATAGATGGGGCAAAAATATATTATGAAATATCGGGGGCTAAAGATAAACCAGTATTATTAGTGTTGCATGGCGGGCATGGAAATATCGAAGATTTTAATTCTGTCCTTCCCGATATAGAAAAAGAATATAAAATAATCGGAATAGATAGTCGTGGCCAAGGAAAGTCAACAATTGGAACTGAAGAGCTAACTTATGAGCGAATACAAAAGGATATAGAACATGTGCTAGAGCATCATAAAATAGATAATTTAGATATTATTGGTTTTAGTGATGGTGGTACTGTTGCTTATCGATTAGCTGCCTTAACTTCATTGAAGGTTAAAAAACTTATAACAATTGGTTCAAAATGGAATATAAAAAACACTTATCCATTGAAAGAAAGTTTTTTAAGGATAACTGGCGAAAGTTGGAAGATTAAATTCCCAAAGATGTTTGATGCTTACCAAAGACTAAGTCCGGAGCCGGATTTTGATCTATTAACTAATAATTTAGTAAAGTTATGGCTTGACTCTGGTTTGTCGGGTTATCCAAATGAACAAGTCAAAAATATAACTTGTCAGTTACTAATTGTAAGAGGGGATGACGATCACCTGTTTGCATTAAAAGATGTTGCTGAATTATCAGGACTTGTAAAGGGTTCAAAGGTATTAAATATTCCATATGCAGGTCATGTTGCATTTGAAGATCAAAAAGAAATATTTCTGATAAGTTTAAATGAGTTCTTGAAGAAATAA
- a CDS encoding porin yields the protein MKKIYTISIILVLFSTFNFAQNVTDRVKLGGLMFGDYFYNINNVDGNQQNINGFQFRRIYFTADITVAESFDARFRLESDQSANSNTGSGKLGVMVKDAYLKWKGIFSGSDLIFGISPTPAFDISEAAWGYRSLEKTIMDLNGIVSSRDFGVDLKGKITDGGSVNYWIKIANNSSNGPETDKYKRYYALVQVKPVDGFQATVYYDYAAKADVTDSFDKTTKSNNAYVAALFLNYQQKSDFAFGFEGFKRSIQNGYKTTGALMDQSTMGLSFWAWVSLADNFRLVARYDSYDPNTDLDNDKTTLLLAGLDYKVAKNISIIPNVELFTPQTATNTNGSTASSNLQGRVTFAFTF from the coding sequence ATGAAAAAAATATACACCATTTCGATAATATTGGTTTTGTTTTCCACATTTAATTTTGCTCAGAACGTGACCGATAGAGTAAAACTTGGCGGGTTAATGTTTGGTGATTATTTCTATAATATTAATAACGTAGATGGAAACCAACAAAATATAAACGGTTTTCAGTTTAGAAGAATTTATTTTACCGCAGATATTACAGTAGCAGAAAGTTTTGATGCACGTTTCCGTTTAGAATCGGATCAGAGTGCAAACTCGAATACCGGTAGTGGAAAACTTGGAGTTATGGTTAAAGATGCATATTTAAAATGGAAAGGAATTTTCAGCGGTTCGGATTTGATCTTCGGTATCTCTCCAACTCCGGCTTTTGATATTTCGGAAGCAGCCTGGGGTTACCGTTCTTTGGAAAAGACAATCATGGATTTAAATGGAATTGTTTCTTCAAGAGATTTTGGTGTTGATCTAAAAGGAAAGATTACTGATGGCGGTTCGGTAAACTATTGGATTAAGATTGCAAACAATTCTAGTAATGGACCTGAAACGGATAAATACAAACGGTATTATGCTTTAGTGCAAGTAAAACCGGTTGATGGATTCCAAGCTACAGTATATTATGATTATGCAGCAAAAGCAGATGTTACTGATTCTTTCGACAAAACTACAAAATCAAATAACGCTTACGTAGCAGCGTTATTCTTAAACTATCAACAGAAAAGTGATTTTGCATTTGGGTTTGAAGGCTTCAAAAGAAGCATTCAGAATGGTTACAAAACAACTGGTGCACTGATGGATCAAAGTACTATGGGACTTTCTTTCTGGGCATGGGTAAGCTTAGCAGATAATTTTAGATTAGTTGCAAGATATGACAGCTACGACCCGAATACCGATCTTGACAATGATAAAACTACTTTATTATTAGCCGGTCTTGATTACAAAGTTGCAAAAAACATAAGCATCATTCCTAATGTGGAATTGTTTACTCCTCAAACAGCAACAAATACAAACGGATCGACAGCATCAAGTAATTTACAGGGTAGAGTAACATTTGCATTCACATTTTAA
- the pstC gene encoding phosphate ABC transporter permease subunit PstC: MSYSVSKKEKNNILKRFFPSNNFGDFIFERLTWFFALSVFLLVILMGYEMYEGSKISIQKFGLDFLVNSTWDPVREIYGALPIIYGTIVSSLLALIIALPFSVGVAVYLAEVAPHWLEKPLSFLVELLAGIPSVIYGLWGIFVLVPWIRTNVEPYLSDKLGFLPFFRGAPYGFGMLAAVLILTIMVLPIITSITRDVLKSVPKSQREAALALGATKWQSTLIVLKDAKSGILGATMLGFGRAIGETMAVTMVIGNRALISPSLFDPSYTMASVIANEFTEATSEMYLSALIQLALVLFVITIIINALARLLVWSMDRKWKTT, encoded by the coding sequence TTGAGTTATTCTGTATCGAAGAAAGAAAAAAATAATATTCTAAAAAGATTTTTTCCTTCAAATAATTTCGGTGATTTCATTTTTGAAAGACTGACTTGGTTTTTTGCCTTGTCGGTCTTTCTGCTTGTTATCCTTATGGGATACGAAATGTATGAAGGATCAAAAATCTCAATCCAAAAATTTGGTTTGGATTTTTTAGTTAATTCAACTTGGGATCCAGTTCGAGAAATCTACGGTGCACTTCCAATAATTTACGGAACGATTGTTTCTTCTTTGTTGGCGTTAATAATAGCTCTCCCGTTTAGTGTTGGAGTGGCAGTTTATTTGGCAGAAGTTGCACCGCACTGGCTGGAAAAACCGCTTTCATTTTTAGTAGAATTGCTTGCCGGTATTCCCAGCGTAATTTATGGTCTTTGGGGAATTTTTGTTTTAGTGCCATGGATAAGAACAAATGTTGAACCTTATTTATCAGATAAATTAGGATTCCTTCCATTCTTTCGCGGTGCGCCTTATGGTTTTGGTATGTTGGCGGCAGTTCTAATTCTAACAATAATGGTTTTGCCAATTATTACTTCAATTACTCGTGATGTTTTAAAGTCTGTACCAAAATCTCAACGTGAAGCTGCATTGGCATTGGGTGCAACAAAATGGCAATCAACTCTGATTGTTCTTAAAGATGCAAAATCCGGAATACTTGGTGCAACTATGCTTGGATTTGGACGGGCAATAGGCGAAACAATGGCTGTAACAATGGTAATAGGAAATCGAGCATTAATTTCTCCTTCGCTGTTCGATCCTTCCTACACAATGGCGAGTGTTATAGCAAATGAATTTACCGAAGCTACATCGGAAATGTATTTAAGCGCATTGATTCAATTAGCTCTGGTATTGTTTGTAATTACAATAATCATAAATGC
- the pstS gene encoding phosphate ABC transporter substrate-binding protein PstS produces the protein MKLRSIISIIFLALSISSVTHAQLQLNGAGATFPAVIYSKWFDEYKNMTGVQFNYQAIGSGGGIRQVTEGTVDFGATDGPMSDQQLAEAKSKQGSDVLHIPTVMGAVVVSYNLPGVSSKLNLDGETLANIFLGNITKWNDGAIAKMNPKMNLPNKAIVVTHRSDGSGTTFIFTDYLAKVSKNWEGKVGKGTSVNWPVGLGGKGNDGVAGLVKQTEGSIGYVELAYAVKNNIAYANMKNNSGNFVEATFSSVSAAAEGASKNMPSDLRVSITNADGKNSYPISGFTWLLVYKNMKDEAKANALVKFLKWAMGKGQSFATDLYYAPLPKAVVKMCEKNIATITANGKKIK, from the coding sequence ATGAAATTAAGATCAATTATTTCAATAATATTTTTAGCGCTTTCCATTTCTTCAGTTACTCATGCACAACTACAATTAAACGGTGCAGGTGCTACATTCCCGGCAGTAATTTATTCAAAATGGTTTGACGAGTATAAAAATATGACTGGTGTACAATTCAATTATCAAGCAATTGGAAGCGGCGGCGGAATCAGACAAGTAACTGAGGGAACAGTTGATTTTGGCGCCACAGACGGACCAATGTCCGATCAACAATTAGCAGAAGCTAAATCCAAACAAGGAAGCGATGTACTTCACATTCCAACAGTAATGGGTGCAGTTGTAGTTAGTTATAATTTACCGGGAGTAAGTAGTAAATTAAATCTTGATGGAGAAACACTTGCGAATATTTTCTTGGGAAATATTACAAAATGGAATGACGGCGCAATTGCAAAAATGAATCCTAAAATGAATCTTCCCAATAAAGCTATTGTTGTTACACATAGATCTGATGGCAGCGGAACAACTTTTATCTTTACAGATTACTTAGCTAAAGTTAGTAAAAATTGGGAAGGCAAAGTTGGAAAGGGAACATCAGTAAACTGGCCTGTTGGTTTAGGCGGAAAAGGAAATGACGGCGTTGCCGGTTTAGTTAAACAAACCGAAGGATCAATCGGTTATGTTGAATTAGCTTACGCTGTTAAAAACAATATTGCTTATGCTAACATGAAAAACAATTCAGGTAATTTTGTTGAAGCAACTTTTTCATCTGTAAGTGCTGCTGCAGAAGGTGCATCTAAGAATATGCCTTCTGATCTAAGAGTTTCAATTACAAATGCCGATGGAAAAAATTCATATCCTATTTCCGGATTTACCTGGTTATTGGTTTATAAGAATATGAAAGATGAAGCGAAAGCAAATGCATTAGTTAAATTCTTGAAGTGGGCGATGGGTAAAGGTCAATCATTTGCAACTGATTTGTATTATGCACCGCTTCCAAAAGCTGTAGTTAAAATGTGTGAAAAGAACATTGCGACAATCACTGCAAACGGTAAAAAAATAAAATAA
- a CDS encoding medium chain dehydrogenase/reductase family protein: protein MSYKKVIITKYGPPDVLKVIEEEHLPEPEKGEVRIKVLVTSASFTDTLLRKGMYPEVRKKLPLSPGYDMVGIVDKCGEDASMFNASQKVAALTVYSAYSEYICLHQDTLISVPKGLDDAEVVSLILSYMTAYQMLHRTAKIQKGQSILVHGAGGAVGTALLQLGKLLNLKMYGTARKSKHNLIKNLGAIPIDYQSEDFVERIKTYTGSGVDAVFDCIGGDYFKRSFASLKPGGILVAYGFQQAVMSNGNMMDIVLGFIKIKLWNILPNKKAATFYAISSLRKKQPDWFKEDLTVLFGLLQQGKIKPVIAKKMPLTNAVEAHKLLDQASVEGKIILIVNKE from the coding sequence ATGAGTTACAAAAAAGTAATCATTACAAAATACGGTCCTCCTGATGTGCTGAAGGTTATTGAAGAAGAACATTTACCTGAACCGGAAAAAGGCGAAGTACGAATAAAAGTTTTAGTAACAAGCGCATCATTTACAGACACACTTCTACGTAAAGGAATGTATCCTGAAGTAAGAAAAAAACTGCCGCTATCTCCCGGGTATGATATGGTTGGAATTGTAGATAAGTGCGGCGAAGATGCATCTATGTTTAATGCCAGTCAAAAAGTTGCGGCATTAACTGTTTACAGCGCTTACTCCGAATATATCTGTCTTCACCAGGATACTTTAATCTCTGTTCCCAAAGGATTGGATGATGCAGAGGTTGTCAGCTTAATACTTTCTTATATGACGGCATATCAAATGCTTCACCGTACGGCAAAAATTCAGAAGGGTCAAAGTATTTTAGTGCATGGCGCAGGAGGAGCGGTCGGAACTGCATTGCTTCAACTTGGGAAATTACTCAATCTAAAAATGTACGGAACAGCAAGAAAATCCAAACACAATTTGATTAAAAATTTAGGCGCGATCCCGATTGATTATCAATCAGAAGATTTTGTAGAACGGATTAAAACTTATACCGGTTCCGGCGTTGATGCTGTATTCGACTGCATCGGTGGAGATTATTTTAAGAGATCGTTTGCTTCTCTTAAACCCGGCGGTATCTTAGTTGCGTATGGTTTCCAGCAAGCCGTGATGAGTAATGGAAATATGATGGATATAGTTCTTGGTTTCATAAAAATAAAACTATGGAACATTCTGCCGAATAAAAAAGCGGCAACATTTTATGCAATTAGTTCACTGCGAAAAAAACAACCCGACTGGTTTAAAGAAGATTTAACGGTGCTGTTTGGATTATTACAACAAGGTAAAATTAAACCTGTGATCGCAAAGAAGATGCCTCTTACCAACGCGGTAGAAGCTCACAAGCTTCTTGATCAAGCGAGTGTTGAAGGTAAAATCATATTAATCGTTAATAAGGAATGA